The DNA segment AGGTAAAACCGGTTAATGTTCCCAGAATAATCGTTGTACTCATCGGCGTTCTGGTAACACAAGCGTTAATGGCAGCCATGCAGCTCACAATGGCAAGCGTAGTATCAACAGATGGAAACAGCTGGTGGATGATTAACCCTAAAGTAGTCCCCACAAAAAAAAGCGGAATAATAAAGCCACCTCTCCATCCGGAAGTTACCGTAATAGCAATAGCTAAAATTTTAAAAACCAAAACAACAATTAAAAAATTTAGCGCAAAATCACCATTGATCAGCTGATTAATTTCATTATGCCCGAAATATCTTGTAATGGGAAAATAAAAAGCGATGATTCCGAGAATAACTCCGCCAACCAGGGTTTTAATGTAGATTGGAAATTTCCTGTATTCAAAAATGCGTTTGAAAAATTTCACCACAAAAATAAAAATCCATCCGAAAACAGTTCCGATAATCCCGAAAGCCGTTGCATAGGCAAAATCATAAACTCCTGTATAATGATAGGCTTTCAGGTTCCAGGTGGCTCCTATTCCCAAGTGGATAATCAGTGCAAACATAAGATAACTGAAACAGCTTGCTACCAAAGCCGGAATAATTGCTTTGTAATATTCGACAGCATGCTTATGATGAAGGATTTCAAGGGAGAAAAGACTTCCGCCAAGCGGAGCCCCGAAAAGTGCCGTAAAACCGGAGGCCATTCCTGCAATACTGAGAGAACGCAGCTCTTCCCCTTTCAGTCTGAAAATTTTTCCGAGCCATGTTCCTGTAGAACCAGTAACCTGTACCAACGGGGCTTCAGGTCCTAAACTCCCTCCCGATGCCACACAAAACAGGGAAGATAAGATCATGGAAGGATTGTTTTTAGGATCAAGTTTTCCTTTATTGAAACGGATGTTATTAACAATAAGATGAATCTCACCCGGATCACCGATGAAATGAATAACCAGACCAGCCAGCAGACCACTTATTGCCATCGTAGGAATTACCATCCATCCTTGAAATTCAGCTAAGAATTCCGTGAAATGT comes from the Chryseobacterium nepalense genome and includes:
- a CDS encoding chloride channel protein; its protein translation is MKINRRRRIIRTFNLLDQPIRFNPFVFSRTFFMWAITGLVGGVIAGLYWIVLEHFTEFLAEFQGWMVIPTMAISGLLAGLVIHFIGDPGEIHLIVNNIRFNKGKLDPKNNPSMILSSLFCVASGGSLGPEAPLVQVTGSTGTWLGKIFRLKGEELRSLSIAGMASGFTALFGAPLGGSLFSLEILHHKHAVEYYKAIIPALVASCFSYLMFALIIHLGIGATWNLKAYHYTGVYDFAYATAFGIIGTVFGWIFIFVVKFFKRIFEYRKFPIYIKTLVGGVILGIIAFYFPITRYFGHNEINQLINGDFALNFLIVVLVFKILAIAITVTSGWRGGFIIPLFFVGTTLGLIIHQLFPSVDTTLAIVSCMAAINACVTRTPMSTTIILGTLTGFTYFVPILFASLTGYFLAPKIPFIGSQSEKLSEE